A section of the Pedobacter sp. HDW13 genome encodes:
- a CDS encoding Gfo/Idh/MocA family protein — protein sequence MLKKKNLSVLVVGCGNMGASHAMAYHILDGFEICGLVSIGNSKNVLNEKLGGGYPLFSDFYEALSATRPDAVCISTYPDTHEAYAVKSFESGCHVFIEKPLADTVEGAQRVAEAAKKAGKKLLVGYILRYHPSWEKFIELSQDMGKPLVMRMNLNQQSQGPKWTVHRNLMKSLSPIVDCAVHYIDVMCQMTGSKPVQVSAIGARLTDEIPEWNYNYGQLQIRFEDGSIGWYEAGWGPMVSDNAFFIKDVFGPKGSVSIVAKAAAAAGNSDNIDAHTKTESIKVHHADLNEADEFAKADEWIDLSDEPNHQELCNREQRFFLKAIQENIDLTRPTEDAVNSLKIAFACDESVKTGEMVRL from the coding sequence ATGTTAAAAAAGAAAAATTTAAGCGTATTAGTGGTAGGCTGTGGCAATATGGGAGCATCCCATGCCATGGCTTATCACATTTTAGATGGCTTCGAAATCTGCGGATTAGTTTCTATAGGCAACAGTAAAAACGTATTGAATGAAAAACTGGGCGGAGGCTATCCGCTGTTCAGCGATTTTTACGAAGCTTTATCTGCTACCCGCCCTGATGCAGTATGCATTTCAACTTATCCTGATACACACGAAGCATATGCCGTAAAATCGTTTGAAAGCGGTTGCCATGTATTTATCGAAAAACCACTTGCCGATACGGTTGAAGGTGCGCAGCGCGTGGCCGAAGCCGCTAAAAAGGCAGGTAAGAAATTACTGGTGGGGTATATTTTACGCTACCATCCTTCCTGGGAGAAATTTATCGAACTATCGCAGGATATGGGTAAACCACTGGTAATGCGCATGAATTTAAACCAGCAAAGCCAGGGGCCAAAATGGACGGTGCACCGTAACCTGATGAAGAGCCTGAGCCCGATTGTAGACTGCGCCGTGCATTATATCGATGTAATGTGCCAGATGACGGGATCGAAGCCTGTGCAGGTGAGCGCCATTGGCGCAAGGTTAACCGATGAAATTCCGGAATGGAACTACAATTATGGCCAGCTACAAATCCGTTTCGAAGATGGCTCTATTGGTTGGTACGAAGCGGGTTGGGGACCAATGGTAAGTGATAATGCCTTTTTTATTAAAGATGTTTTTGGCCCGAAAGGTTCGGTATCTATTGTGGCAAAAGCTGCAGCTGCTGCGGGCAATTCTGATAACATTGATGCCCATACTAAAACCGAATCGATAAAGGTGCATCATGCCGACTTAAATGAGGCAGATGAATTTGCAAAAGCAGATGAATGGATCGATCTCAGCGATGAACCCAACCACCAGGAATTGTGCAACCGCGAACAGCGTTTCTTTTTAAAAGCCATACAGGAAAACATAGACCTGACCCGGCCAACCGAAGATGCTGTTAACAGTTTAAAAATCGCATTTGCCTGCGATGAATCGGTTAAAACTGGTGAGATGGTGCGGTTGTAA
- a CDS encoding SRPBCC family protein, with protein MSTNKVSLHRVIKASPEKIYRAFTEALAIASWLPPYGFLCTVHNMDVKVGGTFKMSFHNFTTGNGHSFGGEYLEVKPNEFLKYTDKFDDPNLPGVMTTSIWLEKTMVGTDLKVLQEGIPEVIPAEMCYLGWQESLEKLIKLVEPNIPDA; from the coding sequence ATGTCAACCAATAAAGTTTCATTGCACAGGGTAATCAAAGCATCACCTGAAAAGATTTACAGGGCCTTTACCGAAGCCTTAGCCATTGCATCGTGGTTACCACCTTACGGTTTTCTTTGCACAGTACACAACATGGATGTAAAGGTAGGCGGTACTTTTAAAATGTCGTTCCATAATTTCACCACTGGTAATGGCCACTCTTTTGGCGGCGAATACCTGGAGGTTAAACCCAACGAGTTTTTAAAATACACCGATAAATTCGATGATCCGAATTTGCCGGGTGTAATGACAACTTCTATCTGGCTGGAAAAAACAATGGTAGGTACCGACCTTAAGGTTTTGCAGGAAGGTATTCCGGAGGTAATCCCTGCCGAAATGTGTTACCTGGGCTGGCAGGAATCTCTTGAGAAATTAATTAAACTGGTAGAGCCTAATATTCCGGATGCTTAA
- a CDS encoding GH92 family glycosyl hydrolase has protein sequence MKIAMPFILLSHNTPTRKKPVTFFTGISLLLVLACTNAFAQQQPLIKYVQPFSGTSASTTLASQHIEDKTERLANTIPAVAPPFSMTQWTPQTQLSEKKCLAPYYYNNKKFYGIRASHWISGSCTQDYGSFTIMPISGKLKTNPNAYATDYTHAGEVATPAYYKAILPGYNLLTELTATLRCGVIKVTAQKTDSVYLLITPNSDQGKGYIKIDQQKGEISGYNPVHRIYQGWGEPAGFNGYFFIRIKKTFKTSGVFSAESRSANQSIENQKDLGAYLGFKLQKGETITIYSGTSFTSIEAAKLNLETEINIASFETVVAKTSRAWKQSLGQIKINDTNEKKKRIFYTALYHAQQHPRLFNDVDGGYPQFAGNYVRKVIAKGNYYDDFSMWDIYRAQLPLTELLQPDLANDFANALVLKGQQGGWLPIFPCWNSYTAAMIGDHSTAFLASAYNKGIRGYDVNEAYRLMRQNAFRMPDSADYLNGKGRRGINSYLKYGYIPMEDSIPNAFHKKEQVSRTLEYAYDDYALATIAKDLGKKDDYKKLMERASNYKNVFDTQVGMARGRFENGSWYSPFHADHREPYITEGTPRQYTFYVPHDMPGLIKLMGGEKQLENELDSLFDKKEYWHGNEPGHQIPFLYNYTAAPRKTQKQVTRILEEEYGDGPGGLSGNDDAGQMSAWYIFASLGFYPVDPVSGVYQITSPAFKQTGITFKTGKTLLIKTIKKTSKANYIARITLNGKTLNKNQITHQQLTKGGQLIFYMSE, from the coding sequence ATGAAAATTGCAATGCCATTTATTCTGTTGAGCCACAACACCCCTACCCGAAAAAAACCGGTTACTTTTTTTACCGGCATTTCATTGCTTCTCGTACTCGCTTGCACCAATGCCTTTGCGCAGCAACAGCCTTTAATTAAATATGTACAACCATTTTCGGGTACATCGGCCAGTACAACACTGGCCAGCCAACATATAGAAGATAAAACCGAAAGACTGGCCAACACCATACCTGCTGTTGCACCACCTTTTAGCATGACACAGTGGACCCCACAAACCCAGCTTTCGGAAAAAAAATGCCTTGCCCCCTATTATTACAACAACAAGAAATTTTACGGTATCAGGGCTAGTCATTGGATAAGCGGTTCGTGTACGCAAGATTATGGCAGTTTTACCATCATGCCCATTTCGGGCAAACTTAAAACCAACCCCAATGCTTACGCTACCGATTATACGCATGCAGGCGAAGTAGCTACACCAGCTTATTATAAGGCCATTTTACCTGGCTATAATTTGTTAACTGAGCTTACTGCCACATTGCGATGCGGTGTTATCAAAGTTACGGCACAAAAAACCGATAGCGTTTACCTGTTAATTACGCCAAACAGCGATCAGGGAAAAGGTTACATCAAAATTGACCAGCAAAAAGGCGAAATATCGGGCTATAACCCGGTTCACCGCATTTATCAGGGCTGGGGCGAGCCTGCTGGTTTTAACGGTTATTTTTTTATCCGCATTAAAAAAACGTTTAAAACAAGTGGCGTATTTAGCGCTGAAAGCAGATCGGCAAACCAATCTATCGAAAACCAAAAAGACCTGGGTGCCTATCTGGGCTTTAAACTGCAAAAAGGCGAAACGATTACCATTTACTCAGGAACCTCTTTTACCAGCATTGAGGCCGCAAAGCTTAACCTCGAAACAGAAATTAATATCGCCAGTTTTGAAACCGTTGTGGCCAAAACAAGCCGGGCATGGAAACAATCGCTTGGCCAGATTAAAATTAACGATACCAACGAAAAAAAGAAAAGGATTTTCTACACCGCACTTTACCATGCCCAGCAACACCCACGGTTGTTTAACGATGTGGATGGAGGATACCCTCAATTTGCAGGCAATTATGTTCGTAAAGTAATCGCAAAAGGCAACTATTACGATGACTTTTCGATGTGGGATATTTACCGCGCCCAATTGCCCCTAACAGAACTTTTACAGCCAGACCTGGCCAACGATTTTGCAAATGCTTTAGTTCTAAAAGGGCAGCAAGGTGGTTGGTTACCCATATTTCCCTGCTGGAACAGTTATACCGCAGCCATGATTGGCGATCATAGCACTGCTTTTTTAGCCTCGGCCTATAACAAAGGCATTCGCGGCTATGATGTAAATGAAGCCTACCGCTTAATGCGGCAAAACGCATTCCGAATGCCCGATTCGGCCGATTACCTTAATGGCAAAGGCCGCCGTGGCATTAACAGTTACCTGAAATATGGCTATATCCCAATGGAAGATAGTATCCCCAATGCTTTTCATAAAAAAGAACAGGTAAGCAGAACCCTCGAGTATGCTTACGATGATTATGCTTTGGCAACGATAGCAAAAGACCTGGGGAAAAAAGATGATTATAAAAAACTAATGGAAAGGGCTTCGAATTATAAAAATGTGTTCGATACACAGGTAGGAATGGCAAGAGGAAGATTTGAAAACGGCAGCTGGTACAGCCCCTTCCATGCCGATCATCGCGAACCTTATATTACCGAAGGCACACCAAGGCAATACACTTTTTATGTACCGCATGATATGCCCGGCCTTATTAAGCTAATGGGTGGAGAAAAGCAACTGGAAAACGAACTTGATTCGCTTTTTGATAAAAAGGAATACTGGCATGGGAACGAGCCCGGCCATCAGATCCCGTTTTTATACAATTATACCGCAGCCCCACGCAAAACACAAAAACAGGTTACCCGCATACTCGAAGAGGAATATGGTGATGGACCGGGTGGCCTGAGTGGCAATGATGATGCAGGGCAGATGTCGGCCTGGTATATATTTGCTTCCCTCGGTTTTTACCCGGTCGATCCCGTTTCAGGTGTTTATCAAATTACCAGCCCGGCGTTTAAGCAAACGGGCATTACTTTTAAAACCGGTAAAACACTGCTGATTAAAACCATTAAAAAAACCAGCAAGGCAAACTACATTGCCCGCATTACCCTAAATGGAAAAACTTTAAATAAGAACCAGATTACACATCAGCAGCTAACAAAAGGTGGCCAGCTGATTTTTTACATGAGTGAGTAA
- a CDS encoding glycoside hydrolase family 28 protein, whose product MRALTFSVVCLLYSTLVNAQTKTYNIVDFGAKPGLEKLNTKAIQSAIDAAGKSGGRVIVPQGQFVTGPIQLKSTVELYLNKGAELLGSTNRLDYGKEAAQALISSSNQHSITINGKGTINGRGREVVKSLLQLLHNGTLNDETWVVKRPSEYNRPRLIAFSNCEDITVKNVKIKNSAGWVQDFASCNKVTIDSVIVESTEYWNNDGIDIVNSKNVSITNCNIDAADDGICLKSEGRPGTCENIYVANCTIRSSASGFKIGTGSYGGFRNIKVRNITVYNTYRSAIALEAVDGGFIDGVDIAGVVAKYTGNAIFIRLGHRNKDAQYSSVKNIRIADLKADIPNAKPDAGYPIEGPLPKTPLHNLLPAVIVGIPGHHIENVSLENIDITYGGGAAKAIAYIPIDQLDQVTENETGYPEFSMFGELPSWGFYVRHAKGISFKNIKLNYKDTDFRPSIIFDDVSSINLADLEIEKTENPNVIILKKTGQVSIKNIKLPADQKEAIKTLP is encoded by the coding sequence ATGAGAGCCCTTACTTTCTCCGTCGTTTGTTTGCTGTATAGCACCCTGGTTAATGCACAAACCAAAACCTATAACATTGTTGATTTTGGCGCGAAACCAGGGCTTGAAAAGCTAAATACCAAAGCCATACAAAGTGCTATTGATGCTGCCGGCAAATCGGGTGGCCGGGTAATAGTGCCACAGGGGCAGTTTGTTACCGGTCCTATCCAGCTAAAATCGACGGTTGAACTTTACCTCAACAAGGGTGCCGAATTACTGGGCAGTACCAACCGGCTCGATTATGGCAAAGAAGCGGCACAAGCACTTATTTCATCCAGCAACCAACACTCCATTACCATAAACGGAAAAGGCACCATTAATGGCAGGGGCCGCGAAGTGGTTAAAAGTTTATTGCAGCTCTTGCACAATGGCACCCTGAACGACGAAACCTGGGTAGTTAAACGACCTTCTGAATACAACAGGCCCAGGTTAATTGCCTTTAGCAATTGTGAAGATATTACCGTAAAAAACGTTAAGATTAAAAACAGCGCCGGTTGGGTGCAAGACTTTGCCAGCTGCAATAAAGTAACGATAGACAGTGTAATCGTAGAAAGTACCGAATACTGGAACAATGATGGGATCGATATTGTAAACAGCAAAAACGTAAGCATTACCAATTGCAATATTGATGCTGCCGATGATGGCATTTGCCTTAAATCGGAAGGCCGCCCCGGAACCTGCGAGAACATTTATGTAGCCAATTGCACCATCCGCTCAAGCGCAAGTGGTTTTAAGATTGGTACAGGCTCTTATGGAGGTTTCAGAAACATAAAAGTTAGAAATATAACCGTTTACAATACCTATCGCTCTGCAATAGCGCTCGAAGCAGTAGATGGTGGATTTATAGATGGGGTAGACATAGCGGGCGTGGTAGCAAAATACACCGGAAATGCCATCTTTATCCGCCTTGGCCACAGAAATAAAGATGCGCAGTATAGCTCGGTAAAAAATATCCGTATTGCAGATTTGAAAGCTGATATTCCAAATGCCAAACCAGATGCCGGATACCCCATTGAAGGGCCACTGCCTAAAACACCGCTTCATAATTTATTGCCCGCAGTTATTGTGGGTATACCAGGGCATCATATCGAAAATGTAAGTCTCGAAAATATTGACATTACCTACGGTGGCGGTGCCGCCAAAGCCATTGCCTATATTCCTATTGATCAATTGGATCAGGTAACCGAAAATGAAACTGGTTATCCCGAATTTAGTATGTTTGGCGAATTGCCATCCTGGGGTTTTTATGTACGCCACGCAAAAGGCATTTCCTTTAAAAACATCAAATTGAATTATAAGGATACAGATTTTAGGCCATCCATTATTTTTGATGATGTGAGTAGCATCAATTTAGCTGACCTGGAAATTGAAAAAACAGAAAACCCCAACGTTATCATTTTGAAAAAAACGGGGCAGGTATCGATTAAAAATATTAAACTGCCTGCCGACCAGAAAGAGGCGATAAAAACACTCCCCTGA
- a CDS encoding alpha-N-acetylglucosaminidase — translation MKLKILLSALLVLFAGNLWSQAYLASSNQLIKRILPKRYQSFVTESMPSLNGRDIFEIESKNNQIVLRGSSGVALASAFYHYLTEYAHCQITWNGTNLKLPATLPTVRGKIKKETPYDYRYYLNYCTFNYSMSWWDWPRWEKEIDWMALHGINMPLAITGEEYTWYLLYKEMGFTNEELKGFFTGPAYFSWFWMGNIDGWGGPLPVAWMKSHFELQKKILARQRSLGMKPVLPAFTGHVPAAFKNKFPQAKLKATNWTNGFADTYILDSEDPMFAQIGKKFLQKQTELLGTDHLYSADTFNENEPPSADPAYLGNLSARIYDGMSAADPKAIWVMQGWLFYSDRKFWKEAQTEALLNAVPNDKMILLDLATEIEPVWKRTKGFYGKPWIWNMLHNFGGNTNLFGRMDVVATAPAEALNNPQSGKMKGIGLSMEGIEQNPVLYELMMDNVWQTKPIELNSWLPKFVRNRYGKSNVNALKGWEILRKTVYNVPADKYIRDGAESIIQARPTFDSLTRWAKTTLNYREHDLLLAWDEFVKAAPLCKTSDGFQYDLVDVTRQVMANYALPIQRKIAAAYRQKDLGKFKTESQHFIALIDDMDRLLATRKDFMLGPWVSTARQWGQTPAEKALYEMNAKDLITLWGDAKNPLNEYACRQWSGLLSDFYKPRWQLFFTRAAQSLNQQTDFNTNLFKEEVSNWEWKWVNQRKDYPTQTIGNPVTVALQMYQKYRKTMGIVHP, via the coding sequence ATGAAATTAAAAATATTACTCTCGGCACTGCTTGTGCTGTTTGCCGGCAATCTATGGTCGCAGGCTTATCTTGCTTCGTCTAATCAACTTATTAAACGGATTTTACCCAAACGGTATCAGTCTTTTGTTACTGAAAGTATGCCTAGCCTAAATGGCAGGGATATTTTTGAAATTGAAAGCAAAAACAATCAAATTGTTTTAAGAGGAAGCAGTGGTGTTGCCCTTGCCTCTGCGTTTTACCATTACCTCACCGAATATGCACATTGCCAGATTACATGGAATGGCACCAATTTAAAATTACCTGCTACCCTACCCACTGTAAGAGGAAAAATAAAGAAAGAAACGCCCTACGATTACCGTTATTATTTAAACTATTGCACCTTTAATTACAGCATGAGCTGGTGGGACTGGCCACGCTGGGAGAAAGAGATAGATTGGATGGCACTACACGGAATTAACATGCCGCTTGCCATAACCGGCGAAGAGTACACCTGGTACCTGTTATATAAAGAGATGGGCTTTACAAATGAAGAACTCAAAGGATTTTTTACAGGCCCGGCTTATTTTTCGTGGTTTTGGATGGGCAATATAGATGGCTGGGGTGGCCCGCTCCCGGTAGCATGGATGAAAAGCCACTTCGAGCTGCAAAAGAAAATTCTGGCCAGGCAACGGTCGCTTGGGATGAAACCTGTATTGCCTGCCTTTACAGGACACGTACCTGCTGCCTTCAAAAATAAATTCCCCCAGGCAAAGCTTAAGGCCACCAACTGGACCAATGGATTTGCCGATACCTATATTCTCGATTCAGAAGATCCTATGTTTGCGCAGATTGGCAAAAAGTTTCTTCAGAAACAAACTGAATTGCTGGGCACCGATCACCTTTACTCGGCCGATACATTTAATGAGAATGAGCCACCATCTGCCGACCCCGCATATTTAGGTAACCTCAGTGCCCGAATTTACGACGGCATGTCGGCTGCCGATCCAAAAGCCATTTGGGTAATGCAGGGATGGCTTTTTTACAGCGACCGGAAGTTTTGGAAAGAAGCACAAACCGAAGCGCTTTTAAATGCAGTGCCGAACGATAAGATGATTTTGCTCGATCTGGCTACCGAAATAGAACCAGTTTGGAAACGCACCAAAGGTTTTTATGGCAAACCCTGGATCTGGAACATGCTGCATAATTTTGGCGGAAACACCAACTTGTTTGGCAGGATGGATGTAGTGGCAACTGCTCCGGCCGAAGCGCTTAACAACCCGCAAAGTGGCAAAATGAAAGGCATTGGCCTGAGTATGGAAGGCATAGAACAAAACCCCGTGCTTTACGAACTAATGATGGATAATGTTTGGCAAACCAAGCCCATTGAACTGAACAGCTGGTTACCCAAATTTGTACGTAACCGCTATGGAAAAAGCAATGTAAATGCGCTAAAAGGATGGGAAATATTACGGAAAACCGTGTACAACGTTCCGGCCGATAAATACATTAGAGATGGTGCCGAATCGATTATTCAGGCCCGCCCTACTTTCGATTCGTTAACCCGCTGGGCAAAAACCACCTTAAACTACCGGGAGCACGATCTGCTTCTGGCCTGGGATGAGTTTGTAAAAGCCGCACCACTTTGCAAAACCAGCGATGGCTTTCAATACGACCTGGTTGATGTTACCAGACAGGTAATGGCCAACTATGCTTTGCCTATACAGAGAAAAATCGCTGCTGCCTATCGCCAAAAAGACCTCGGTAAATTTAAAACAGAAAGCCAGCATTTTATAGCGCTTATTGATGATATGGACCGGCTTTTGGCCACCAGAAAAGATTTTATGCTTGGCCCCTGGGTAAGTACTGCAAGGCAATGGGGGCAAACACCCGCTGAAAAAGCATTATATGAAATGAACGCCAAAGACCTGATTACCCTTTGGGGCGATGCCAAAAACCCCTTAAACGAATATGCCTGCAGGCAATGGAGCGGCTTGTTAAGTGATTTTTATAAACCCAGGTGGCAGCTTTTCTTTACTCGCGCAGCGCAGTCGCTAAACCAGCAAACTGATTTTAATACCAACCTGTTTAAAGAAGAAGTAAGCAACTGGGAATGGAAATGGGTAAACCAGAGAAAAGACTACCCAACCCAAACCATTGGCAATCCTGTTACTGTAGCACTCCAAATGTATCAGAAATACCGCAAAACCATGGGCATAGTACACCCGTAA
- a CDS encoding acyltransferase family protein: MDHNTSTTPVTAQPAAKPKRLLSLDALRGFDMFWIVSGEGIFHGLANGIKENHALVQNHDDWTIATNPNLSVFERILVGISNQLHHSPWNGFTFYDLIFPLFIFISGVSIPFSYQKYFNDKKNGSAASGSIYFALIKRTLILILLGAVVNGMLQWKGYENIRFASVLGRIGLATCFAALIYLNTSLKKQVIWFVSILIGYYLIMRFIPVPGFGSGVLSREGNLAAYLDRLFLPGKLHRIVYDPEGLLSTIPAICSAMLGIFTGTFMQHKAVAPNPAKKVLYLIASGTALLVIALAGSFFFPINKTMWTSTFVLFAGGWSILLFAVFYFLIDVLAWQKWSMPMVWMGTNSILIYVCAHGLFNFESTSSFLFGGIINTIPTAWQQAGVWTGVLVVQLFGLKFLFDKKWFLKI, translated from the coding sequence ATGGATCATAATACCAGTACCACACCTGTAACAGCGCAACCTGCAGCCAAACCCAAACGGCTCCTTTCGCTCGATGCCTTAAGGGGTTTTGATATGTTCTGGATAGTGAGTGGCGAAGGAATTTTCCATGGACTGGCCAACGGGATCAAAGAAAACCATGCACTGGTACAAAATCATGATGACTGGACCATAGCCACCAACCCAAACCTTTCGGTGTTTGAGCGTATACTGGTTGGCATCAGTAACCAGCTGCACCATTCGCCCTGGAATGGCTTTACCTTTTACGATCTTATTTTCCCACTATTCATCTTCATTTCTGGCGTATCTATTCCCTTTTCGTACCAGAAATATTTTAACGATAAAAAGAATGGAAGTGCTGCTTCGGGTAGTATTTATTTTGCACTGATTAAAAGAACGCTGATTTTAATTTTACTGGGTGCAGTGGTTAACGGCATGCTGCAGTGGAAAGGTTACGAAAATATCCGTTTCGCCAGTGTGCTTGGCCGCATTGGTTTGGCTACCTGTTTTGCTGCCTTAATTTACCTCAACACTTCACTAAAAAAACAGGTAATCTGGTTTGTGTCCATCCTTATTGGCTATTACCTCATTATGCGATTTATACCTGTTCCTGGTTTCGGCAGTGGCGTACTCAGCCGCGAAGGTAACCTTGCGGCCTACCTCGATCGCTTGTTCCTACCGGGCAAACTTCACCGTATTGTTTACGATCCCGAAGGTTTGCTCAGCACCATTCCTGCTATTTGCTCGGCCATGCTGGGCATATTTACAGGAACATTTATGCAGCATAAGGCGGTAGCTCCAAATCCAGCTAAAAAAGTATTATATTTAATTGCTTCTGGTACTGCACTCCTGGTTATTGCACTAGCCGGCAGTTTCTTTTTCCCCATTAACAAAACCATGTGGACCAGTACTTTCGTACTCTTTGCAGGAGGCTGGAGTATTTTGCTGTTTGCAGTTTTCTATTTCCTCATCGACGTGCTGGCCTGGCAAAAATGGAGCATGCCCATGGTTTGGATGGGTACCAACTCGATATTAATTTATGTTTGCGCCCACGGCTTATTCAATTTCGAATCTACTTCAAGCTTCCTATTTGGCGGGATAATTAATACCATACCAACCGCATGGCAGCAAGCAGGAGTTTGGACAGGTGTGTTAGTTGTACAATTGTTTGGCTTAAAGTTCCTCTTCGATAAAAAGTGGTTCCTGAAAATTTGA
- a CDS encoding tartrate-resistant acid phosphatase type 5 family protein — protein MAKNLLLFLSLFTCGILQAQVLVKSPSETALLNKNLTKETAALNFIAMGDWGRNGADHQKQVAKQMGITASEVKANFIISTGDNFYPSGVISAQDPSFKYSFEDIYTDFSLQWDWYPVLGNHDYKSNPDAQVDYSKISRRWKMPARYYAKKLPINGDLNNQVLIAFIDTNPLIPEFYSNAEYGPNVKGQDTTAQKRWLVKTLADSDPAIKWKIVVGHHPIYTGGSRTDAYDTKAVRNSLKPTFEKYGVDVYLTGHEHSLQYIKPAGKTHYFISGAASEKTPVKLITDAEMVASDYGFMLFSVTSSQLRVQAINDQGEIIYNTLIKK, from the coding sequence ATGGCTAAAAATTTACTACTATTCCTTTCCCTATTTACCTGTGGAATATTGCAGGCACAGGTTTTGGTTAAATCGCCATCTGAAACTGCTCTGTTAAACAAAAATTTAACCAAAGAAACCGCTGCCTTAAACTTTATCGCCATGGGTGATTGGGGCCGGAATGGGGCCGACCATCAAAAACAGGTTGCCAAACAAATGGGCATTACCGCAAGCGAAGTAAAAGCTAATTTCATCATTTCTACAGGCGATAATTTTTATCCAAGTGGTGTAATCAGTGCTCAGGATCCCTCTTTCAAATATTCTTTTGAAGATATTTATACCGATTTTTCGTTACAATGGGACTGGTATCCGGTGCTGGGTAACCACGATTATAAATCGAACCCTGATGCACAGGTAGACTATTCAAAAATTAGCCGCAGGTGGAAAATGCCCGCACGTTACTATGCTAAAAAACTGCCCATCAATGGCGACCTCAATAACCAGGTGCTCATTGCTTTTATTGATACCAACCCACTCATACCCGAATTTTACAGCAATGCCGAATATGGCCCCAATGTAAAGGGACAGGATACAACAGCCCAAAAACGCTGGCTGGTCAAAACACTGGCCGATAGCGACCCAGCAATTAAATGGAAAATTGTAGTGGGCCACCACCCCATTTACACCGGGGGCAGCCGTACCGATGCTTACGATACCAAAGCCGTTAGGAATTCGTTAAAACCAACCTTTGAAAAATATGGTGTAGATGTGTATCTTACAGGTCACGAACACAGCCTGCAGTACATTAAACCAGCTGGAAAAACTCATTATTTCATTTCTGGTGCCGCTTCCGAAAAAACGCCTGTAAAACTCATTACAGATGCCGAAATGGTAGCCTCCGATTATGGATTCATGTTGTTTTCGGTTACCAGCAGCCAGTTGCGTGTACAGGCCATTAACGACCAGGGAGAGATTATTTATAACACCTTGATTAAAAAATAA